One Myxococcales bacterium genomic window, CTACCTGGGCTCGTGGGTCAGCCGGGGTTCGAGTCCATCGGCCGTTTCCTCGAGGCGGACGAGGATGGTCGCAAGCGCTTTCAACTCTCACGCCAGATCGCCAACACGTTCTATCAGTACATGACGTATCGCCCGGAAATGATTGTTGCATGGCAGAGCCCCGAACTCAGCCAAGCCCTGGACCCCGACGCTCGCTGGCAGGCACAGTTGTGGCGCGTATTGATCGATCGTTTGGGGGCGGATCATCTCGTGGGCCGAGCCGGCGAATTCGTACGACACCTCGAGGGGGCAGCTCTCGCGGCTGATTGCCTGCCCGATCGGATTTCGATCTTCGGCATCTCCTCTCTTCCACCTTTGTATCTGGATCTCTTCAGCGCGCTCTCGAATCAGTTGGAGCTGCACTTGTTCATGTTGAGTCCGACGCGGGAATACTGGGCCGACATGGCATCGCCCCGAGAGTCGCGACGGGCGCTTCGCAAAGACGAATCTCAGGACGCGACATCGCTGCATCTCGAGAATCATGCCCTGTTGGCGTCTCTCGGTCGGTTGGGTCGCGACTTTCAGCAGATGCTCGAAGACGAAGGCAACTATTTCGAACACAACTACGTCGAAGGGGACGACGATCTATACCGCGACCCAATGGACGAGAGCCAGAGCATGCTCCGGATACTGCAGAGTGACATGTTGAACCTGCGCAATCGCAGCCAGGCCGCTGGGCCCGATGGACCCGATGAAGGCCTGCTTCCCCTGGACCGCGAAGATGGTTCGATCCGCGTCCATTCGTGCCACAGCCCGATGCGCGAGGTCGAAGTGTTGCGCGAAGAACTTCTCGCCTGCTTCGAAGCGCTTCCGACCCTCGAGCCGCAAGATATTGTCGTGATGACCCCCGACATCGAAGCCTATGCTCCCTATATCGATGCCGTTTTCGGGGTGCGGTCTCGCAAAGCGGATGCCATCGCCAAGGGCGAGGGCGCGATTCCGTTTCGAATCGCGGACCGCGGGCCACTCACCAGTGATCAGGTCGTCGAGGCATTCGGGCGCGGACTCGACTTTGTCGGCGGTCGCTTCAGTGCGACGGCCGCTCTCGACCTGCTCGGTCTTGCGTGCGTTCGCGAACGCTTTGGCTTCGCGGCCCGAGACATCGAAATCGTCAAGTCATGGATCGTCGAGTCTGGAATACGTTGGGGGGTCGACGGCGCACACCGAGAATCCTACGACCAACCGGGGAATCGCGAGAACACCTGGCGCTTCGGTCTCGACCGATTGCTGTTGGGGTATGGGGTTCCGGACGATCAGCGAAGTCTGTTTCGGGGGGTTCGTCCCCTCGATGCGGTCGAAGGACAGGGCGCGGAACGCCTGGGGCGAATGTTGGATTATTGCGAGTTCTTGTTTGCCCAGCGTGAGAAGCTCGCAGCGCCGCGCTCTCCCGGGCAGTGGCGTGACAACTTGCTGGAGTTTCTGGCCGGACTCGCGGAGCGCGACGACGAAAATTCCGAGCAACACCTGCTGCTCAGGCAAGTGTTGGACGCGATCGCAAAACAAGCGGCCAATGCGAAATTCGATGCAGATGTTTCCCTCGCAACGATGCGTGAACAAATCGATCGAGACCTTGGCCACGCCCGCACCCCGAGTGGCTTTCTCGCCGGCGGTGTCACGTTTTGCGAACTGGTTCCAATGCGGAGCATTCCGTTCAAGGTCGTCTGTCTGCTCGGTTTGAACGACGGCGCTTTCCCCAGGGTTCGGCAGCCGCTCGGCTTTGATCTTGTCGCGAAGGACCCGCGGGTCGGTGATCGAACCACTCGTGAAGACGACCGCTATTTGTTTCTGGAAGCGTTGCTCGCCGCGCGTGAGCGGCTGGTCATCACCTTCGTAGGGCAGAGCATCAAGGACGGGTCACTCTTGCCGCCTTCGGTCGTGGTCGACGAACTACTCGATTCGTTGAGCGAGACCTTCGCGCCTCCGGACACCCCGCAGAGCGATCACCGCCGCGCAATCCGAGATGCGGTGCTGATTCAACATCCCCTGCAGCCCTACAGCGCCCGCTATTTTGATCGAGAGCGCGATTCCCGTTTGCATGCCCATTCTGCGCTGTATTGCGAAGCGGCCGAGCAGCTCGCGAAATCCCTGCAGCCGGATCTACCTTTCATTGAGAACGAGCTGCAGGTTTCGGATGTCGAAGAGATCGAACTCGATCAGCTGATCGCTTTCTTCCGACACCCCGCACGTCATTTCATTCGCGACTGGATGCAGATTTCGTTTCGCGAAAACACAGATGAACTCGCACTGCGCGAACCCTTCGAACTCGACGCCCTCGACCAGTTCAAGTTGGGAAGTCAACTTCTGGAGTGGGTCGGCTCGGGAGTGTCGGAGCCGGAGGCTTTTGCTCTTGCGCGGGGGAGCGGTCGGCTCCCGCACGGGTTGGCCGGGCGAATCGTCTTCGACGATCTGATGCGCAGCGTCGTGACGATGGCCGATCAAGTGCAAGAATTGACCGGTGGCGAGACCAGGCCTCCAGTTCCGTTTTCGATCGAAGTTGCGGGCACACGCCTGATCGGTGAGTTGCCTGATCTCGCTGGGAAGGGACAGATCCTGTCTCGCTTCGCCAAGCTCGGAAGTGCGGCCGAGCTGGGTGCGTGGATCCGGCATCTGGTTCTTCAGGTCGCGGCTGCGGACCCACAGGCCCAGGGCTTTGCCGAGATTGGGCTCGATACCTATCTCATCGGTCGCCCCAGCAAGAGCGAACCGACCATTGCGCGCTTTACCCGCCCCGAATCCCCCGAGCAGACCTTGGCCCATCTCGTCGGTCTGTTTCTCGCTGGCAGAAGTACGCCGCTGCCTCTGTTTCCGCGAACCTCTCGGCTGTATGCGGAGCGAACCTTCGCAGGCAAAGATCACGATGACGCACTCAACCATGCGAAGGCAAAATACACGGAAGATCGTTTCGCGGCCGGAGAGGGCTTCGATCCCTATAACGTTCTCGCGTTCAAGGGCGTCGACCCCTTCGATCCCGACACCGAACTCCCCGGCGATCATCGCTTCGACGATTTGGCAAACTCGGTGTTCACTCCCCTGCTCGCCGCGCGGAGGGACTTCAAGTGATTCGCCTCGAGCCTCTCGAGATCGAACTCGCTGGCACTTCGCTCATCGAGGCGAGTGCGGGCACCGGCAAGACCTTCACGATTGCAACGCTGTATCTCCGGCTGCTGCTCGAGCGCGAACTCTCCGTAGGCGAGATTCTCGTCGTGACCTACACCCGCGCTGCGACGGCGGAGCTGCGAGATCGAATCCGGCGTCGCATCGCAGCTGCGCTCTCCGCCCTGGCGAACGACGCTCTCGAAACGGATGTTGTGCTTCAAAGCCTGTTTGCGGGGGACAACCCGGCCACGAAGGAGAAGCTCGACCGCTCGGGGGCAGTGCGGCGCTTGAGCACAGCCCTGGCTGAATTTGACGAAGCCGCCATCTTGACCATCCACGGTTTTTGTCAGCGCGTTCTGCGAGAGAACGCGTTCGAGAGTCGCTCGAGTTTTAATCTCGAACTGCTGGCCGATCAGGATGTGTTGGTTTTGGAAATAGTCGGCGACTATTGGGCGAGATCGATCGAAGGCGAACCGGAAGCGTTCATACGCTACCTGGCCAATCAGGGCACAAACATCCAGTCGCTGGTGAGGTTGGCGCAGCGCGCAAGTGCAGCGGATGCCATTGAACTGGTTCCCCCGTCGCGGCCCATGGACCGGGAACACTTCATCGCCCTGGAAGCAGCGTGGTCCGGGGCGTTGGCGGAGGTTCGCCGAGCGTGGGAGAAGTTTGGGCCGGAGGTCATTTCGCAGCTCCACACCGCGGCAGTGGCAAAGATACTCAAGAACAATTCCTACAAGCCCGCACAGATTCTCGAGAGCTACTCACGTGAAATGGATCAGGTACTGGCCGAGTTTTCGCCGGGGTTCGCCAGCGACTCGAAGACGTTCCAACGCTTCACTCAAGCCAAGCTCGAAAGCGGTACAAGCAAGGGAAACGAGACTCCCGTGCATCGGTTCTTCGAGGCCTGCGGCGATCTCTACGACGCGGATGAAGCGCTGTGCCGTGTTCTAAATGCACAAAAGATCGAATTCGAGCGCGGCATGATCGACGCTGTGGAAAAGGAAAGTCGAATTCGCAAAGAACGCATGGGCCAGCAGACCTACGACGATCTGCTCCAGCAACTTGCAACTGCCCTCGATGGTGAGGGTGGACTCGTTTTGGCGAGCCGGCTGCGAAAGCAGTATCGAGCCGCATTGGTCGATGAGTTTCAGGACACCGACAGGCTTCAATATCGAATTTTGCGAAGCATCTGGCACCGCGATGCACCTGTGAGTGGCGCTGCCGGTGATTCGTCCACACTCTTCTTGATTGGAGACCCCAAGCAGGCGATCTATTCGTTTCGCGGCGCTGATGTGTACGCCTATCTGATGGCGAAGGCAGACGCGGGCGATCGCTGTTTCACGCTCGACACCAATTGGCGTTCGGACCCGAGCATGATCCGGGCGATCAACACGCTGTTCAATCAGTCGGCCTCCCCCTTTGGTCTCGAGGGAATTCCCTTCGACCCCGTCTCGGCGAGGCCCGATGCGCGGGACGAACTCGACGGTTCCGAGATCAGAGAAGGCACGACTGCCGCGCTCGAGATTCTTTTCACGTCACGCGAGGAAGCGGAGCTGATTGGAAAAGCGACGGAACTCACCTTGCTGTCTCAACGGGTAGCCGCGCAAATAGCCGAACTGATTCGAGGCGACACGACGATTGCAGGAAAGTCAGTGCGTCCCGATGACATCGCAGTTCTCTGCCGAACCAACCGGCAAACCGAAGTGATTTGCCGCGAATTGCGTGCGATCGGAATCCCGGCGGCGCTGTTGGGAAGCGCGAGTGTTTTCGAGACAGAGGAAGCTCGGGAGATGGGGACCTTGCTCGCGGGAATCGTAGAACCGGGTTCGGAACCCAGGGTGCGCGCGGCGCTCGCGACCCGGATCTTCGGATTGAGAGGCAGCGCACTCGAAAATCTTCAACAGTCTGTCGAACCAGGCGAACATCGAGAACGACAAGAAGAAGAATGGGACGAGTGGCTGCTTTGCTTTCGTCGTTGGCACAAGATTTGGCTCGAGCGCGGGTTCATCCAGATGTTTCATCAGCTGTTTCGAGAAGCGCGTGTTCACCCACGGCTGTTGGGCCTCGAAGACGGCGAGCGCCGTCTGACCAATTTTCTCCACCTCGCTGAGCTCCTCGAGCGGGCCACGCTAAGCGGCCATCTAGGTCAACGGGCGTTGCTCGAATGGCTGGTGCGGGCGCGGGGAGACCGTTCTTTTCGGGACAACGCGGTTGGCGGAGAAGGTGAGCTGCGGCTCGAGAGCGACGCCGATGCCGTGAAGGTCGTAACGTTGCACAAGAGCAAGGGGCTCGAGTATCCGATCGTCTACTGCCCGTTTTTGTGGGTCGGTGCGAGTCTGCGCGGAGACGAAACAAAGTGGGCTCGCTTTCACGATCTCGAGCGTGAGAACCAGATCGTGCTGGATCTGGGGTCCGATGCGAAGGAGGAACATCAGAAACTGGCCCTCCAGGAGGCCGTCGCCGAGGCGACCCGTCTTCTCTACGTGGCCCTCACCCGGTCAAAGCACCGCTGCTGCGTGGTCTGGGGAAATTTTCGCAAAGCGGGTGCTTCGCCCCTGGCAGCGTTGCTGCATCCGAGCGCAGCTGGCGAGGGCAATCCGAAGCCGACTCCACTTGCAAAAACAAACGACGATGAGATGCGTGCCGAGATCCAGCATCTGATCGAAGAGTCGCAGGGTGCGATTGGGCTGAGAGATCTGGGCTCGCAGCCCGCGCTGCGACAGACACTGCCGCGCACGTCGCAAGAGTTTTCGCCAACACCCGTGAGCCGAGAGATCTCGACGACCTGGCGGCATTCGAGCTTCTCCGCACTCTCGGCGTCCGATCCGCTCGATCTACACAGCTCGCCCGGACTGCCCCGAACTCGCGAAGAAGGTCTGGACTACGACGCGGTCTCGGGGTCCCCCGCGCTTGGACTGCAGAGCGGAGTCGAGGCAGAGGTCATGTTGAACGGGTTTCCGGCGGGAGCGGCGGTCGGAACCATGTTGCACTCGATCCTGGAACAGCTTGATTTCAAAACTTCTTCGCTCACTCAGTCCCGGGACATCGTCGGCGAAGCACTCGAACTCCACGGCTTTGATTCCGGCCTGCACAGCCTGCTCTGCCAGGCGCTGGATCGGATCATGAAAACGAGATGGAGCGAAGATGGGCCGACCCTTGCGGATCTACCTAAATCCGGGCGGCTCGACGAACTGGAGTTTTTGCTCCCGGTAGCGAGTCGCGGCAACGATGGATCTCGTACGCGAGGGATGTCGGTCGCAGATTTGGCGGGGACCTTCAAGAGCCACGCCCGCAGCGACTTTCAAAAGCTGTACGCCGAACGTCTCGAGGATCTTCGCTTTGAACCCCTCGCGGGCTATCTCAAGGGCTTCATCGATCTC contains:
- the recC gene encoding exodeoxyribonuclease V subunit gamma — encoded protein: MIVHRSNRTEVLIQELGALVGGPGLDPFTPETLVVQGRGMERWLSMQLADRLGVWANPKILSLRGLLDMIFKRVLDSEIDPVFDPESLMWSVADVLPGLVGQPGFESIGRFLEADEDGRKRFQLSRQIANTFYQYMTYRPEMIVAWQSPELSQALDPDARWQAQLWRVLIDRLGADHLVGRAGEFVRHLEGAALAADCLPDRISIFGISSLPPLYLDLFSALSNQLELHLFMLSPTREYWADMASPRESRRALRKDESQDATSLHLENHALLASLGRLGRDFQQMLEDEGNYFEHNYVEGDDDLYRDPMDESQSMLRILQSDMLNLRNRSQAAGPDGPDEGLLPLDREDGSIRVHSCHSPMREVEVLREELLACFEALPTLEPQDIVVMTPDIEAYAPYIDAVFGVRSRKADAIAKGEGAIPFRIADRGPLTSDQVVEAFGRGLDFVGGRFSATAALDLLGLACVRERFGFAARDIEIVKSWIVESGIRWGVDGAHRESYDQPGNRENTWRFGLDRLLLGYGVPDDQRSLFRGVRPLDAVEGQGAERLGRMLDYCEFLFAQREKLAAPRSPGQWRDNLLEFLAGLAERDDENSEQHLLLRQVLDAIAKQAANAKFDADVSLATMREQIDRDLGHARTPSGFLAGGVTFCELVPMRSIPFKVVCLLGLNDGAFPRVRQPLGFDLVAKDPRVGDRTTREDDRYLFLEALLAARERLVITFVGQSIKDGSLLPPSVVVDELLDSLSETFAPPDTPQSDHRRAIRDAVLIQHPLQPYSARYFDRERDSRLHAHSALYCEAAEQLAKSLQPDLPFIENELQVSDVEEIELDQLIAFFRHPARHFIRDWMQISFRENTDELALREPFELDALDQFKLGSQLLEWVGSGVSEPEAFALARGSGRLPHGLAGRIVFDDLMRSVVTMADQVQELTGGETRPPVPFSIEVAGTRLIGELPDLAGKGQILSRFAKLGSAAELGAWIRHLVLQVAAADPQAQGFAEIGLDTYLIGRPSKSEPTIARFTRPESPEQTLAHLVGLFLAGRSTPLPLFPRTSRLYAERTFAGKDHDDALNHAKAKYTEDRFAAGEGFDPYNVLAFKGVDPFDPDTELPGDHRFDDLANSVFTPLLAARRDFK
- the recB gene encoding exodeoxyribonuclease V subunit beta: MIRLEPLEIELAGTSLIEASAGTGKTFTIATLYLRLLLERELSVGEILVVTYTRAATAELRDRIRRRIAAALSALANDALETDVVLQSLFAGDNPATKEKLDRSGAVRRLSTALAEFDEAAILTIHGFCQRVLRENAFESRSSFNLELLADQDVLVLEIVGDYWARSIEGEPEAFIRYLANQGTNIQSLVRLAQRASAADAIELVPPSRPMDREHFIALEAAWSGALAEVRRAWEKFGPEVISQLHTAAVAKILKNNSYKPAQILESYSREMDQVLAEFSPGFASDSKTFQRFTQAKLESGTSKGNETPVHRFFEACGDLYDADEALCRVLNAQKIEFERGMIDAVEKESRIRKERMGQQTYDDLLQQLATALDGEGGLVLASRLRKQYRAALVDEFQDTDRLQYRILRSIWHRDAPVSGAAGDSSTLFLIGDPKQAIYSFRGADVYAYLMAKADAGDRCFTLDTNWRSDPSMIRAINTLFNQSASPFGLEGIPFDPVSARPDARDELDGSEIREGTTAALEILFTSREEAELIGKATELTLLSQRVAAQIAELIRGDTTIAGKSVRPDDIAVLCRTNRQTEVICRELRAIGIPAALLGSASVFETEEAREMGTLLAGIVEPGSEPRVRAALATRIFGLRGSALENLQQSVEPGEHRERQEEEWDEWLLCFRRWHKIWLERGFIQMFHQLFREARVHPRLLGLEDGERRLTNFLHLAELLERATLSGHLGQRALLEWLVRARGDRSFRDNAVGGEGELRLESDADAVKVVTLHKSKGLEYPIVYCPFLWVGASLRGDETKWARFHDLERENQIVLDLGSDAKEEHQKLALQEAVAEATRLLYVALTRSKHRCCVVWGNFRKAGASPLAALLHPSAAGEGNPKPTPLAKTNDDEMRAEIQHLIEESQGAIGLRDLGSQPALRQTLPRTSQEFSPTPVSREISTTWRHSSFSALSASDPLDLHSSPGLPRTREEGLDYDAVSGSPALGLQSGVEAEVMLNGFPAGAAVGTMLHSILEQLDFKTSSLTQSRDIVGEALELHGFDSGLHSLLCQALDRIMKTRWSEDGPTLADLPKSGRLDELEFLLPVASRGNDGSRTRGMSVADLAGTFKSHARSDFQKLYAERLEDLRFEPLAGYLKGFIDLVFEWKGRFYLVDYKSNHLGPSPSDYDPAGLEVPMSEHHYVLQYHLYTVALDRYLQLRFEGYDYDEHFGGAYYLFLRGMDPDRAVGSGIYFDRPSRECIEALSKCLAEPVGALK